Proteins co-encoded in one Malus domestica chromosome 09, GDT2T_hap1 genomic window:
- the LOC139188043 gene encoding F-box/kelch-repeat protein At3g06240-like yields the protein MEFQLLPQPCLLLPPPEPDVADRVDTITNAVGFGYDSKAKAYKVVRIVKFLPGPRIAEVYTLGVDSWREVKFEIDFSVIWTPFYVYIKGVYHWFATDLQNNDFILTFDMGEEVFDKIPVLYDSLERFAWNCSLALWKESLALFCYCKDEGTGLSIFDTWVMDDSSDGVKIPWSKKRLTIESVPRIEIPLIFWKNDELLLAATDGDVVSYNLRTRNLKYLPIHGIENPLYIQAVLYAESLVSVKGGDQPLAIEPDRDSGRLQLLNE from the exons ATGGAATTTCAGCTTCTTCCCCAGCCTTGTCTTCTCCTGCCTCCCCCAGAACCAGATGTTGCTGATAGAGTGGATACCATTACCAATGCCGTTGGATTTGGGTATGATTCCAAAGCTAAAGCATACAAGGTTGTTAGAATTGTGAAATTTTTGCCGGGGCCTAGAATAGCAGAGGTATACACTTTAGGTGTTGATTCTTGGAGAGAGGTCAAGTTTGAGATCGATTTTTCTGTCATCTGGACACCTTTTTATGTCTACATCAAGGGTGTTTATCATTGGTTTGCTACTGATCTACAAAATAATGATTTCATCCTTACATTTGATATGGGTGAGGAGGTATTTGATAAGATACCAGTTCTGTATGATTCTCTGGAAAGATTTGCATGGAATTGCAGTCTTGCATTATGGAAGGAATCCCTTGCTTTGTTCTGCTACTGCAAAGATGAAGGAACTGGACTTTCTATCTTTGATACATGGGTGATGGATGACTCTAGTGATGGGGTAAAAATTCCATGGAGTAAGAAACGCTTAACAATCGAATCTGTACCAAGGATTGAGATTCCATTGATATTTTGGAAGAATGACGAGCTTCTTCTGGCGGCCACTGATGGAGACGTTGTCTCCTATAACCTACGCACTCGAAACCTCAAATACCTTCCTATACATGGCATTGAAAACCCACTATATATTCAAGCTGTTCTTTATGCAGAAAGTCTTGTTTCTGTCAAGGGAGGCGACCAGCCTCTGGCCATAGAGCCAGACAGAGACTCTGGAAG ATTGCAGCTTCTGAATGAATAG
- the LOC139188058 gene encoding receptor-like protein 6 — translation MKMDSLLSKFTCLHCLLLLLLNATHCFSFVQTQTRKLCHADELSLLLQFKESFTIDKSASGSHFAYPKVASWAREGDQNQSNCCSWDGVECHAESGRVIGLDLKSSCLYGSINSNSTLFRLVHLQKLDLSDNNFNSSKIPSRLGHDLSSLSYLNLSRSTFSGQIPSEISKLSKLSTLVLSYNNGLELRKSIMRILVQNLTSIKQLHLSDVGIYSTVPDILVNASSLTSLNLSSCGLYGEFPVGIFHLPNLEELRLYSNIDLNGYFPTFNRTNSFKTLDVSETNFSGELPSSIGNLHSLNYFDISYCGFDSHVPSSFGNLTQLSFLKMASFHDVSAVTKLNHLRLSDIKLQGNFPRFVGNLTQLAFLDLLNNSITGEIPSWLALELTQLTFLRLTHNDLQGAILKSLFHLRNLEVLGLSYNNLSGLVEFDEFSNLKKLKVLGLGYNKLSVRVKSGSSATLPKFEFLELAECNLTEFPEFLKNQYELESLGLSGNNIHGQIPKWLWNATRETLLHIDLSSNFLTGFDKNPITLPWKNLQLFTLNDNQLQGSLPIPPQSITFYSVNNNNYSGEVSPLFCNLNYLQVLDLGNNSLRGMLPRCLGKSSSLEILKLKFNSFHGDIPPFCANKNSLKLVGLSYNRLQGKLPRSMADCTRLEFLDIGNNQMSDIFPSWLGVLPVLRGLILRSNAFHGIIGKPPTNHEFPNLGIIDLSNNLFSGMLPFKYMENWNCMKYVVANEGNSQYFYVYQFSFGMILIVKGVELTYDKTPYDLRLIDFSSNRFEEEIPASIIGSLRALHLLNLSNNALSGHIPSSLGSLTALESLDLSQNKLSGRIPGSLAQLTFLGYFNVSYNHLWGQIPLGQQFGTFLEDSYQGNSGLCGKLLSKKCEGYESSRPPPPSSFEEDEEAGFTFEFDWYVVLPGVVNGLVVGVVAGNTLADKKLEWFVETFRRRRKSTTARVTRGRRT, via the exons ATGAAAATGGATTCTTTGTTGTCCAAGTTTACCTGTTTGCATTGTCTTCTTTTGCTATTACTCAATGCTACTCACTGTTTTTCATTTGTGCAGACTCAGACACGGAAACTTTGCCACGCTGACGAGCTTTCCCTCTTGTTACAATTCAAGGAAAGCTTTACGATAGACAAGTCAGCTTCTGGATCTCATTTTGCTTATCCGAAGGTTGCATCTTGGGCTCGAGAAGGAGATCAAAATCAAAGTAACTGTTGTTCGTGGGATGGTGTTGAGTGCCATGCGGAGTCTGGCCGTGTCATTGGCCTTGACCTTAAGAGCAGCTGTCTCTATGGTTCTATCAATTCCAACAGCACCCTCTTCCGACTTGTTCACTTGCAGAAGCTTGACCTCTCAGACAACAACTTCAATTCCTCTAAAATACCATCGAGATTGGGCCATGACCTTTCGAGTCTATCATATCTCAACCTTTCAAGGTCTACATTTTCTGGCCAAATTCCATCTGAAATTTCAAAGCTATCCAAACTGTCTACCCTTGTTCTATCTTACAATAATGGTTTGGAGCTTAGGAAGTCCATCATGAGAATCCTAGTCCAAAACTTGACCAGCataaaacaacttcatcttagTGATGTAGGCATATACTCCACTGTGCCTGATATCTTGGTCAACGCATCTTCTCTCACATCTCTCAATCTAAGCTCTTGTGGGTTGTATGGGGAATTCCCAGTAGGCATTTTCCACCTACCAAACCTAGAGGAGCTTAGATTGTACTCGAACATAGACCTAAATGGTTATTTTCCTACTTTTAACAGGACCAATTCCTTCAAAACATTAGATGTTTCAGAGACAAATTTCTCTGGTGAACTTCCTAGTTCTATCGGAAACCTTCATTCCTTAAATTACTTTGATATCTCATACTGTGGTTTTGATTCTCATGTTCCATCTTCATTTGGAAACCTTACCCAGCTTAGTTTCCTTAAGATGGCTTCATTTCATGACGTTTCCGCAG TAACCAAGCTCAACCACTTGCGTCTTTCGGATATTAAGTTACAGGGGAATTTCCCACGTTTTGTGGGTAACCTGACCCAACTTGCGTTTCTAGACTTGCTTAACAATTCAATAACTGGTGAAATCCCATCTTGGCTCGCATTAGAGTTGACCCAATTAACTTTTCTGCGGCTCACCCACAACGATTTGCAAGGAGCAATTCTTAAATCGCTTTTCCACCTCAGAAATCTTGAAGTTCTTGGCCTTTCCTATAATAATTTGAGTGGATTAGTTGAGTTTGATGAGTTTTCCAACCTCAAAAAGTTGAAGGTACTTGGTTTAGGGTACAACAAGTTATCCGTGCGTGTCAAATCTGGTTCGAGTGCTACTCTTCCAAAGTTCGAATTTCTAGAGTTGGCTGAATGCAACTTGACAGAGTTTCCAGAATTTTTGAAAAATCAATACGAATTGGAATCCCTAGGCCTTTCTGGTAACAACATTCATGGCCAAATACCAAAATGGCTTTGGAATGCAACTAGAGAAACTCTGCTCCATATCGACCTCTCTTCGAACTTCTTAACAGGCTTTGACAAAAATCCAATCACTCTTCCATGGAAAAATCTGCAGCTTTTTACTCTTAATGATAATCAGTTACAAGGGTCATTGCCAATTCCACCACAATCTATCACGTTTTACAGTGTCAACAACAATAATTATAGTGGAGAAGTTTCACCATTGTTCTGCAACTTGAATTATCTTCAAGTTCTTGATTTGGGCAACAACAGCCTGAGAGGCATGCTTCCACGATGTTTGGGGAAGTCCAGTAGCTTGGAAATACTGAAATTGAAGTTTAATTCTTTCCATGGCGATATTCCTCCATTTTGTGCTAACAAAAATAGTTTGAAATTGGTTGGGTTGAGTTACAATCGGCTACAGGGGAAGCTACCGAGATCAATGGCCGATTGCACTCGGTTAGAGTTTCTTGACATTGGCAACAATCAGATGAGTGACATCTTCCCTTCTTGGTTAGGGGTACTTCCAGTATTGAGGGGTCTCATTTTGCGGTCGAATGCATTTCATGGGATAATTGGGAAGCCTCCAACTAATCATGAGTTCCCAAACTTGGGCATCATTGATTTATCCAACAATCTGTTTTCAGGTATGTTGCCTTTTAAGTACATGGAGAATTGGAATTGCATGAAATATGTTGTTGCAAACGAGGGAAATAGCCAGTACTTTTATGTCTATCAATTTTCATTCGGGATGATACTTATTGTAAAAGGTGTTGAGTTGACATATGATAAGACCCCCTATGATCTGAGACTCATAGATTTCTCAAGTAATAGATTTGAAGAGGAGATTCCAGCAAGTATCATTGGGAGTCTAAGAGCACTTCATTTGCTAAACCTCTCCAACAACGCTCTCTCTGGTCACATCCCTTCATCTCTAGGGAGCTTGACTGCTCTTGAATCGTTGGATCTCTCTCAAAACAAGCTCTCTGGAAGGATCCCCGGTAGCTTGGCACAACTCACTTTCCTTGGGTATTTCAACGTGTCGTATAACCACCTTTGGGGGCAAATACCACTTGGCCAACAATTTGGTACATTCCTAGAAGATTCATACCAAGGAAACTCAGGTTTGTGTGGAAAGCTTTTGTCTAAGAAATGCGAGGGTTATGAAAGCTCGAGGCCGCCGCCACCATcaagctttgaagaagatgaagaggctGGATTTACATTTGAGTTTGACTGGTACGTAGTTTTGCCAGGAGTTGTTAACGGACTAGTAGTGGGAGTGGTTGCTGGAAACACGTTGGCAGACAAGAAGCTTGAATGGTTTGTGGAGACAttcaggaggaggaggaagtcAACAACTGCACGGGTGACGAGGGGACGCCGAACTTAG